Sequence from the bacterium genome:
ATACTCGCGCACCGGGCGCGGCGAGGGATTGTCGCGCAGCACCCGCCGCACTCCGTCGAACACCTCGACCAGCGGGTAAACATTGGTGGTCACGGCCAGGCGCGCCACCCGGATCGAGTCCTGGGGCCGGGTCTGCCAGCCGGTGGGGCAGGGCGAAAGTATGTTGATGAACTTGGAGCCCTTGATAGCCCGGGCGCGTCGCACCTTGGCCACGAGGTCCTCGGGGAAAGACACCGTGGCCGTGGCTGCGTAGGGGATGTAGTGCGCGGCCATGATCTCAAGGATATCTTTTTTGGGCGCCTGCTTGGGGTGATGCTCGGGCGTGGTGGTGGTCCAGGCCAGAAGCGGGGTGCTGCTGGAGCGCTGGATGCCGGTGTTCATGTAGGCTTCGTTGTCGTAACAGATATACAGGAAATCATCATTGCGCTCCACCGCGCTGGAGAGGGCCTGCAGGCCGATGTCGTACGTGCCGCCATCCCCGGCCCAGGCGACTACCGTAGTATCCTTGAAGCCGCGCCGCCGCAGTCCGGCCAGCACGCCGCTCGAGGTGGAGGCGGCGGTGGCGAACGGGGTGTGCAGCACCGGCACCCGCGCGCTGGAATAGGGGTAGAGGCCGTCGATAATGCTGCCGCAGCAGGCCGGGATCACGATCACAGCCTTGCCCTCCAGGGCATTAAGCACCTCGCGCAGGGCGATGGGCTCGCCGCAGCCGGGGCAGGCCAGGTTGCCGCAGCCGAACGGCTCGTCCTTGAGGTAGCGGCGCAGGTCCTCGGCCGGAGGGGTGGCGGTTGTGTTTTCGCTCATGTACGACCTCTATCGGTTTCCGCAGGCGGGATATATCCCGCCCCTACGACATACGGTTGGCGTTTCTACATTTCCGGATGTGCAAGGCAGGCCGTAACCGATGTTACACACCCTGGCGGCCAGCTTCCCCCCTTTTGAAAAGGGGGGCCAGGGGGGATTTAATCAAACGGTCCGCTTTATCCCCTTTACGACTGAGGCAGGAAATGATTTATTATATCAAATCCCCCTCAATCCCCCTTTTTCAAAGGGGGAGGCAAAGGCACACACCCCGGCGGCTAAAGCCGCCACCCCTCTTTTTAGAGCAACTATGTTGCTTAGTGGGGGGATTTAAATGCACGGCCTGCCCGTGCCCTGTTCTATTAATGGTTGAGCCCGAGCCAGTTGAGCCGTCCCGGCACGGGCGGGTGCTCGCCCTCGGCCACGTCCAGCATGCGCTCGATATTCTCGGGCACGATATCCCGTCCGCCCAGGCCGGCGACGAACCCGAACACCCGCGGACCGGCCTTGCCGCTGTCCAGTCCGTAGAGCGCCGATTTGACCTCCTGGCAGAGCGGGCTGTCCGTGCCCGGGCTCACCGACTGGTCGAGCACCGCCACGTTCTTCGCTCCGCCCAGCATGGCCCGCAGGTCCGCATACGGGAACGGGCGGAACATGCGCATGCGCACCAGGCCGACTTTGCGCCCCTGTTCACGCAGGCGGCGCACCACGTGACGGCAGGTGCCGGCGCTGGTCCCGGCGGCCACGAGGACCGTCTCGGCGTCCTCGACCATGAACGCCTCGGTCAGGGGCCAGTTGCGTCCGAATTCTCTGGCAAACTCCGCGCTCACCTCACGCGCGACAGCCTCGGCGGCGGAGGCGCCCTCGGCCTGCTGCTGCTTGAACTCCATGAAATACTCGGGGCTGGTCACCGCGTTGAACGTGTGCGGCTGCGACGGGTCCACCACCAGGGGCGGGTCCCAGGGCGGAAGGAAACGGTCCACCGCCTCGGGCTCGGGGACATCCACCGGCTCGGCGGTGTGGCTGAGGATGAAGCCATCCAGCAGCACCATGACCGGTGTGGCAACCTTTTCCGCCAGGCGGAACGACATCAGCACCGTGTCCAGCACCTCCTGGCAGCTCTCGCAGAAGAACTGCAGCCAGCCGGTGTCGCGCTGGGCCATGCTGTCGCTGTGGTCGCACCAGATGCTCCAGGGCGCGCCCAGGGCGCGGTTGACATTGGCCATCACGATAGGCAGGCGCGCGCCGCTGGCCCAGTGCAGCATCTCGTGCATCAGGGCCAGGCCCTGGCTGCTCGTGGCGGTGAAAGTGCGCACCCCCGTGCTGGCGGCCCCGATCACGCAGGCCATGGCGCTGTGCTCGCTCTCCACCTTGATGAAATCGGCGTCCAGCATGCCCTCGGCGCAATAGAGGCTAAGCTTCTCGGCCACGCTGGTCTGCGGGGTGATCGGATAGGCCGCGATCACCTGCACGCGGGCCAGGCGCACGGCTGTGGAGACCGCCTCGTTGCCTGTAATCAGCTCTTTCAGGGTTTTTTCTCCATGGTGATTATGTAGCGCGGGCATTCCTGGGCGCAGATCCCGCAACCCTTGCAATACTCCTTGCGCACCGCGTAGGCGCCGTCCTGGGCCTGGATCGCCAGGTCGGGGCAGAAAATCAGGCAGTTGTCGCAGCGCACGCAGGTGCCGCAGTCGAAGCAGCGCGAGCTTTCGGCCACGGCCTGCTCCGGGCTGAACGCACCGGCGATCTCCGCCCGGCTGCCCAGCGGGTTTTTCACCAGCGTGGTGGGGGCCTCCTGACGGGGCCGCGGCTCGAAATAATCCGTGTTTATTTTCGCGAAAGCCACGCTCTCAAGGCTCTGGCCACTGTCGCGCGGAAGGTCGAGTCCGGCGAGCAGGGTGTGCATGTTGCGCGCCGCGGCCACGCCATCGGCCAGGGCGTGGCTCACCGAGTTGATCCCCGGGCCCAGGTCGCCGCCGGCGAACACTCCGGGCGCGGTGGTGCGCAACAGGGCATCCACCCGCAGACGGCCGTTTTCGTTCTGGATGTCCGCGGGTAGCCAGCCCAGCTCGGGGGTCTCGCCGATGGCGAACACAACAGTGTCGGCCGGAGCGTGGAACGCGCTTCCCGGCACCGGCTCGGGACGCGCCCGGCCGGAGGCGTCCGGCGCGCCCATCCGCATGCGGATCATCTCCAGCCCGCTCACCCGTCCGTCCTGTACGGTCAGCGTGGTGGGCGCGGCCTGGAAGACGAAATCCACACCCTCGCCAATTGCCTCGCGCACCTCCTCCGGGTGGGCCGGCATCTCGGCCAGGCTGCGGCGGTAGTAGAGGCTGACCTCGGCTCCCAGGCGAAGGCCCGCCCGGGCCGCGTCGATAGCCGTGTTGCCGCCGCCCACTACTGCCAGGTGTCGGCCGGTGGCGACTTTCTGTCCCAGGTTGAAACGCTTGAGGAATTCCAGGCCGAAGAACACGCCCTCGGTGGAGGCGGGTATCGTCACGCCAGGGTCGCGGGAGCCGTGGGCCCCGGTGGCCAGGAATATGGCCCGCGACTCGCGCGCCACCTCGGCCAGGTCCTCAACGGGAGCGCCCAGGCGGAACTGCACGCCCACTGACTCCAGGCGCGCCAGCTCACCATCCAGCACGTTGCGCGGCATACGGAACTCGGGCACGCCCAGGCGCAGCATCCCGCCGGGCGAGCTTTCGCGCTCGTACACCACCACCGGGTAGCCGGCCAGGCGCAGGCCCCAGGCGCAGCCCATTCCGGCCGGGCCGGAGCCGACCACCGCCACCGGGGGGCCGCCCCGCTCGGCTGCGGGCGTCCAGGGTGGGGTCCAGCGCTCCTCCAGGGCCATGTCGCCCAGGAAACGCTCCGTGCCGTGGATATTGACCGCACCGTCCAGTTCGCCCCGGTTGCAGGCGCTTTCGCAGGTGTGGTAGCAGACCCGCCCGCAGGCCGCGGGCAGGGGGTTGGCCGCCACGATCAGCTCCCAGGCCTCGCGCCAGCGTCCCGCACGCACCAAGTGCATGTAGCGGTTGACCGGCTCACCCAGCGGGCACTCCATGGCGCAGGGCGAGGCTTTCTCGCGGTAGACCGGGGCGAAGAAACTCCAGGCGCCGGTCTTGTTCCAGCGCATATCCGCCAGGTTCACCGAAACCGGCGGCAAGTCCTTTATCGGGGACCCGGATTCACTGCTCATCGATATTCTCCGGGGAAAGAGCGAAACGGAACATTCAAATCCCGCCGTGGGCCCGCGCGGGAGCGGCCAATGTCCGGTCGTCCTCGGGCAGCACGGCCTTGTCGAAAGATTCCTTTACCGCGGCGATATTGTCGTCTGTCCTGCGCTTGATTATCTCGATCACCGCTCCGAGAATGGAATCGAGGCTCACGATCCCGGTGAACCGGGCGAAAGCCCCGAGGATGGCCGTGTTGACAATCGGGCTGGCGATGGAGCCGAGCTTGTGCTTGAGCGCGATGGAGCTGGCATCCACCGTGGCGACCCGGCAATGCTTGAAATGGCCGAATTCGGCGGGGCCGCAGGGCGAGTTGACCAGCACGCCGCCGCCCGGTTTGAGGCCCTGGATGGTCGAGGGCAGGCCGGCCAGGGTCGGGTCGAGGATGACCACGTAATCCGGCTGGTAGATATGGCAGCGCAGCTCGATTGGGCGCTCGTCGAAACGCACGAAAGCCGCCACCGGGGCCCCGCGGCGCTCCACTCCGAAATGCGGGAACGCCTGGACCCAGCGGCCCTCCTCGAACAGGGCGCGCGCCAGCATGCTGCAGGCGAACACCGCGCCTTGCCCGCCGCGGCCGTGTATCCGTATCTCTATCATCGACTTCCTTTTATTGACAATGTTCAGGCCTCTGTTTCCGCCAGACCTGCTGCATTATAAGCGGAAGCCCGGCGCTTCGCAAGCCGATTTTTCTGCGTGTGGAGCATCCGGCGGGGCTGGAGGTCGCACCGGTGAGTACGACCCGGATGGACTGGGCGGGTGAACCGGCGCATAACACAAAAAGCCGGGCGAGATATATCTCGCCCCTACGAAAGAAAACGGGCGTGGACAGATTGTGTTACAGGGGGGCTGTACGGGTAAAACTGCAGGGGCACGGCGCGCCGTGCCCCTGTGGATACCGACGGATGTAGGGGCAGGCCCCTGTGCCTGCCCGGTTTGGGTCAGACCCGCAGGCCGCTGCCCGTGGCCGCGGACCAGGTCACGATCCCGCCGCTGAGGTTGCGCGCCTGGAAACCGTTCTGGCTGAGGATACGCGCGCCGATGTAGCCGCGCAGCCCCACCCGGCAGTAGACCAGTATCTCACGGTCGCGCGGCAGGGTGTCGAGGTTTTCGCGCAGGTCGTCCAGGGGCAGGTTGAGCGCCTCGGGCAGGTGGCCCGCGGCAAATTCCATGGGCGTGCGCACGTCCAGGATCAGCGCCCCGCTGCCCGCGGGCTCATCCCACTGCGCCGCCTCCACCTTGCCCTCCAGGACATTCTGCGCCGCGTAGCCGGACATGTTAACCGGGTCCTTGGCCGCGCCGAAAGGCGGAGCGTAGGCCAGGTCCAACTCGGTCAGATCGTACACGCTCATCCCGGCGGTGATCGCCGTGGCAAGGATGTCGATCCGCTTGTCCACGCCCTCGCCGCCCACGATCTGCGCGCCCAGGATACGGCCATCCGACGGGGCGAAGAGCAGCTTGATCGACATGCGCTGCGCCCCTGGATAATAGGTGGCGTGCGAGTAGCTGTGGGTCCAGGAGACCCGGTGCTCGATCCCGAGACGGGCCAGGCGCTTGGCGCTCGCGCCCACATGGGCCGCGGCGAGGTTGAACACCCGCACCACTGAAGTCCCCAGGCTGCCCTTGAATATCCGCTCCGCGCCCAGGACCGCGTTGTCGGCGGCGATGCGGCCCTGACGGTTGGCGGGGCCGGCCAGGGCGATCAGCTCCATGTTTCCGGTCACCAGATCGCGCACCTCGACCGCATCTCCCACAGCATAAATATCCGGGTCGCTGGTGCGCATCCGGTCATCCACGCGGATGCCGCCGCGCGCGCCCAGCTCCAGCCCGGCGGCTTTGGCCAGCCCTGTCTCGGGCCGCACGCCCACGGAAAGAATCACCAGCCCGGCCTCAACCACGCTGCCGTCGGAAAGCCCCACGCGCAGGCCCTCGCTCGCCAGCTCGAAGCTTGTG
This genomic interval carries:
- a CDS encoding thiamine pyrophosphate-dependent enzyme is translated as MSENTTATPPAEDLRRYLKDEPFGCGNLACPGCGEPIALREVLNALEGKAVIVIPACCGSIIDGLYPYSSARVPVLHTPFATAASTSSGVLAGLRRRGFKDTTVVAWAGDGGTYDIGLQALSSAVERNDDFLYICYDNEAYMNTGIQRSSSTPLLAWTTTTPEHHPKQAPKKDILEIMAAHYIPYAATATVSFPEDLVAKVRRARAIKGSKFINILSPCPTGWQTRPQDSIRVARLAVTTNVYPLVEVFDGVRRVLRDNPSPRPVREYLEAQGRFHHLQEADFLTIQQRVDETWAKVRSRADELV
- the porA gene encoding pyruvate ferredoxin oxidoreductase — translated: MPALHNHHGEKTLKELITGNEAVSTAVRLARVQVIAAYPITPQTSVAEKLSLYCAEGMLDADFIKVESEHSAMACVIGAASTGVRTFTATSSQGLALMHEMLHWASGARLPIVMANVNRALGAPWSIWCDHSDSMAQRDTGWLQFFCESCQEVLDTVLMSFRLAEKVATPVMVLLDGFILSHTAEPVDVPEPEAVDRFLPPWDPPLVVDPSQPHTFNAVTSPEYFMEFKQQQAEGASAAEAVAREVSAEFAREFGRNWPLTEAFMVEDAETVLVAAGTSAGTCRHVVRRLREQGRKVGLVRMRMFRPFPYADLRAMLGGAKNVAVLDQSVSPGTDSPLCQEVKSALYGLDSGKAGPRVFGFVAGLGGRDIVPENIERMLDVAEGEHPPVPGRLNWLGLNH
- a CDS encoding FAD-dependent oxidoreductase, encoding MSSESGSPIKDLPPVSVNLADMRWNKTGAWSFFAPVYREKASPCAMECPLGEPVNRYMHLVRAGRWREAWELIVAANPLPAACGRVCYHTCESACNRGELDGAVNIHGTERFLGDMALEERWTPPWTPAAERGGPPVAVVGSGPAGMGCAWGLRLAGYPVVVYERESSPGGMLRLGVPEFRMPRNVLDGELARLESVGVQFRLGAPVEDLAEVARESRAIFLATGAHGSRDPGVTIPASTEGVFFGLEFLKRFNLGQKVATGRHLAVVGGGNTAIDAARAGLRLGAEVSLYYRRSLAEMPAHPEEVREAIGEGVDFVFQAAPTTLTVQDGRVSGLEMIRMRMGAPDASGRARPEPVPGSAFHAPADTVVFAIGETPELGWLPADIQNENGRLRVDALLRTTAPGVFAGGDLGPGINSVSHALADGVAAARNMHTLLAGLDLPRDSGQSLESVAFAKINTDYFEPRPRQEAPTTLVKNPLGSRAEIAGAFSPEQAVAESSRCFDCGTCVRCDNCLIFCPDLAIQAQDGAYAVRKEYCKGCGICAQECPRYIITMEKKP
- a CDS encoding 2-oxoacid:acceptor oxidoreductase family protein, with protein sequence MIEIRIHGRGGQGAVFACSMLARALFEEGRWVQAFPHFGVERRGAPVAAFVRFDERPIELRCHIYQPDYVVILDPTLAGLPSTIQGLKPGGGVLVNSPCGPAEFGHFKHCRVATVDASSIALKHKLGSIASPIVNTAILGAFARFTGIVSLDSILGAVIEIIKRRTDDNIAAVKESFDKAVLPEDDRTLAAPARAHGGI
- a CDS encoding FAD-dependent oxidoreductase, with product MKLVIVGGVAGGASAAARARRMDEKAEIVILERGEHVSFANCGLPYFVGGEIRDRGSLLVQTPQSLARRFRIDVRTHSDVISIDRAAGKVKVRELQTGREYEETYDKLILAPGASPVVPPIPGADLPGVFTLRNVPDAERIKAWVESRKPASALVVGAGFIGLEMVESLSRLGLKVHLVEMVDQVLPVLDADAASFLKVELQDNGVKLHLGVQATSFELASEGLRVGLSDGSVVEAGLVILSVGVRPETGLAKAAGLELGARGGIRVDDRMRTSDPDIYAVGDAVEVRDLVTGNMELIALAGPANRQGRIAADNAVLGAERIFKGSLGTSVVRVFNLAAAHVGASAKRLARLGIEHRVSWTHSYSHATYYPGAQRMSIKLLFAPSDGRILGAQIVGGEGVDKRIDILATAITAGMSVYDLTELDLAYAPPFGAAKDPVNMSGYAAQNVLEGKVEAAQWDEPAGSGALILDVRTPMEFAAGHLPEALNLPLDDLRENLDTLPRDREILVYCRVGLRGYIGARILSQNGFQARNLSGGIVTWSAATGSGLRV